A stretch of DNA from Juglans microcarpa x Juglans regia isolate MS1-56 chromosome 5D, Jm3101_v1.0, whole genome shotgun sequence:
TCTTGTTGTTGCTATATCTCGCTCGTTTCTATATGAATCTTTTGTGGGATTTGAAGTTGTTTTTTATTAAGTGATGATTTTTGGGGGGACATACTTTGATCTCAAACAATTGTTGTCGACTTTGGAGTTTAGTGTTTCCTTGGGAGGGAATAAACTCTCTTCCACCACCGCCTCTGTTGCCAGCTGTAAAAATAATCAGTTGTTCTATCTATTTAATGTCTCTTGAATTGGACAGCCCTATTCAGACTTAGATGGCAGTGACAATCTTTAAGAGCCCACTTAGCAGGGAATACCATGGAAGCCGAGAAATGGAAGGGAACCAGCCTTCAGGGAGGATACAAGTATTTGTGCAAACTGAAATTGGATGTGTTTTGGGGATTGAATTAGATCGAGATGATAATGTCCATATCGTGAAGAGGAGGCTGCAGCTTGCTCTAAATTTCCCTACTGAGGAGAGCTCACCCACTggcccagtttgtattcgcaaatcatctcaactcatctcactattatttattattattcaacaactttaactcataaatttcattactatttacaattcatctcattactatttacaatccatctcaattcatctcaactcatcttcgaaccCAAACGATAAGGTAGATGGTGTTGAAGAATGATCTTAGTGCTATTCGAAACGATTCCCCTCTTCTTCTTACACGGAACCTTATGCATAGGAGCTCCTCAACCCCGTGTCTGTCACCTACTGGGAGGGATAACTAGCAGAGAGATCGGAGTGGTCCTATTGAGATATTAGGACAATCGACTCACTTTGCTAAAATGAAACAGCTGGTCAAGGAAATTGTGAAGGCAATTAAGATCGGGGTTAATCCGGTTGCTGTTCATGGTGGACTTGGTGGTGCGTACTATTTTAGGAATATCAAAGGTGAGAATGTTGCGGTTGTGAAGCCTACAAATGAAGAACCCTTTGCGCCGAACAACCGAAAAGGCTTAGTTGGCAAAGCTCTTGGGCAACCGGGTTTGAAACATTCAGTGAGGGTGGGGGAGACGGGGTTCAAAGAAGTTGCAGCTTACCTTCTCTACAGTCATTAAGTTTAGATCAGATATAGATcatgttaatatatttaatttttattataatcattCATTCTAATTTAcgtgttatattttatttatttatataagaaaattattttgtttacatTTAATTTGTGTAATTGTGTTCATGTGTAGACTAAATcctatttatataattattttgattatgtgGCATATATTCGattaagaatgataaaattttaaaaatgaaagtaatattgaaaatatttcgactatatttcatattttatgccAAAACTTTAGAATGATTGATTGTACGATTGGATACCCAACGATTCACACCTCCCTTACAAGTTACACGTTATTAATTACAATAATTCACGTTTAATGACTTGCTGTGtcctcagtctctctctctctctctctctctctctctgagattTGACCGCTTGGTCCTTTGATAAAAGCCTATAGACTATATAAAGGTCTGGGCAAAGCTGTATGGCCCTACCCATACAAGGACTACCTACCTATATAGACTATGGAGTAGTTTGactttaaaaataagttagattaaTTGAAATAGCTGGTGAAGtggaaaataaaagttaaattattaattatattttgtgtagaaatttaataaaattattttgagatttgaaaaagttaaattatttattatattttatataaaaatttaaaaaaaattataataatttgattaaatgagatgaattgaggtagattttgaatgtaaataagactataaataatgttatttattatctaaAAGGAAAAGATAGTTGAACCGTTCCATTTGActgcttgtatatatttttttttcttagtgattatggagatgattttaagtatattaatatttatttttttatttttttaaaaatatttaactatattaaaaaaatgtaaaaaaaaagtaaaaaaaaaaaaaaaaaaaacttaggcGGCATGTCCAACGGTAAAGTAGCCTTGCCATTATCTaaattcttatcattttataatgtattaaataattagagactatttactatattttatttataaatctattatttaatgtcagaaattaagatgatgagaattaaaaaaatgaataaatttttttagactaTATATGACTGATagtgaaataagttgagataatatgtaaataataataagattattaattaaaattaaatgagttgAGTGGATCCAAACCGCCCAGTCTACTTTTAGCCTATAAATTTAggtattttcttttagaaaaaaagtgtctattatgaaaaaaaaaatgcgcaTTCtagaattctattttttaaagggtgcgtaaaaaatttatatattttataactataaaaaatatttttctaaataacaaTAAGACAACCACAGAGTTCACAATATCAGAAGAAAAGTTATTtacataaaattcttttttttttttgataaaccataaattttttttacaatatcttacttaatgacgttttaaataaagaataaaataatttataaaaataatatcattttatgaaaataccatcatctcaaaatattactgtaaaatatatattatttatacatgaagtctgaatataattattcatatCTGAAATATGCAAGGAGTTCGTGCAATACACAAGAaaacggtaaaaaaaaaaaaaaaaatcttgtctcTTCTTCCACCTTGGGGCAAATGGCAACCAGGAAAAGTCAAAGTAGAAGAAAACAAGCTCTCAATTTTCGTCACGTCATCGAGATTGTACATTGAGGGCGGTAGCTAGGAGCTGCTCGGCCTCGCGTTGAAATAAACGAGCAAGTCATATTTTCAAAGGTACAGATCAGAAAAAGGGCATAAATTATTACGATAATAATACGTTGTGTAAGGACTTCTTCAAAGTTTCCATGTGCTTGTGTTCATCGAGTACTGTAGGTTCTCCAAGTCCAAGTCCCTTCGCCCAAGGAATAGGTTTTTGCTTCAAATACATCCGGcgatttagataaaataaaaaaaccatgtCAATGATGTCGTGGTGATCATTTTTTACCGGAAGAGGTTGAGCCAAAGATGTCGGTGTCATTGTCGGATGCGACCGGATACATGCCGGCTTACGATGAAGCTGGTGCTGCAGCTGGGTACCATAACCAGTTCAAGCCATATAGCAGTACTACTAGTGTGTGCGAGATTGAGGAAGAGAGTACGAGCGAAATCTTCGAGATCGATCATGGAGTGCTGCCGATGGGATCCATCAAAGAAGAGTTTGAAGGGAGTGTGTTTTCGTTGGATGTTCAGAACTGGGAAGACTGCGTGTACGTGGCCGTGGGAAGAGCGAGTCCAGCATGGAAGCTCTTGCTTGGACTTTGAAGCACGCTGTTAATCCCTCCACTCTCGTCTATCTCATCCATGTCTTCCCGGAGGTTCAGTACATACCTAGCCCatgtaagctctctctctctctctctctctctctctctctctctctctctctctgtggttgGTGAGTCAAACTGGGCCATGTGCAGCCAGGGCCTCAACCACCAGTGACTTTGCTTTCAACAATAGATAAACAGAATTGTGAGATTCTTTTATGAGCTCTGTGAAAGACTTgcgaagaaaaggttgaaacaTGTCATTGTCGACGAAGCATCTAGTGGCATGCATAAATCACGGGAAAAATGATAGAGATCTGTGTCTATCGgttgaaattcatttttataaggGCCTAGATTTGAACTGAAGCTTTGGTTTTAGgaaatttttgggacaattAAGATAAAGTACTTGATGAAGGTTGACCCTACCCCATGCTCAGGAGCTGGGTTTGATCATTAAAATAGATCATAAACCAGGGTTTAAATCATTAGAATCTCCATGCTTGCTCCATTTTGAATACTACCTTCAAGGTGTCAGAATTAAACGAGAATTCATAATCGTAAAGTTCATCAAATTTTCCAGGATCTTATGCATATTAGACTGAAATGACCCATGCGTGTATCTTGTCATGATTTTAGTAGGAAAGCTTCCAAAGAATCAAGTGAGTGCAGAGCAGGTGGAGAGCTACATGGCCCAAGAAAGAGGCAAGAGGAGAGAACTCCTCCAAAAGTATCTTGATGCCTGCTCCACTTTCGGGGTACATAAACTCCAATTTGATTCATCATTTTATACAAACTTATCTATGTTTGAGGTTAatcttttaatgaaaatttgaagaaaaatacaatCAATGAAACAGGTTAAGTTCGATACCATTCTTATCGAAAGTGATATGGTTGCAAAGGCCATCCTAGACCTCGTTCCTATTCTCAATATTAGAAAGCTGGTTGTTGGAACCACTAAATCCAGTCTAAGGTACATGAATCTTTAGTTTATCATGAGTACGGGCAAGCCCATTTAAGAAGTTAATTATAATTCTGTGATCATTCCAAagaaactttttctttcttttttctcatctGCACATAACTTTTCAAAAATGGATATATAGGAAATTGAGGTCTAGGAGAGGAAGTGGGATAGCTGATCAAATGCTGCAGAATGCACCGGTAGGTTGTGAGGTTAAGATCATATGTGAAGGAAAGGGAATACTGATTGAACAGATGACCGAGTCCCCTTCTCCACGTGACAATATTGATGATAATACTCCAAAGCAGCCTCCACAAGAGCAAGATGATCAACGCAATGACTCGTTTTCATGCAGTATGTGCTTCAAACCCATGTTCAAGTAATAGTTACAAATAATTGCAGAGAACCACTACAAGATCAGAAGGGACAGATCTCTTGGATTGATTCAGAGTGTAATATCTGATGCTGTAAATTAAAATCTTAAGAACACTATTTGTGATTCTGATCTTTCCACTGGgttttgtgtttctttttcgGTTTGGTATTAGTTGTCATAAATTGTAGCTTTGGAACAACTTAGACCGCGTAGATAAACAACCatgccatttttcttttagcttTGGACATTAATCCACATTCAGCTACAAAACTACACCAATGCACAGTTGTCGCTGCATTCCCATTAGAAGCACTAGCTCTGAgaacatacatgcatgcatgctttttatGCGCTTGAAAGCCTTAAAAAGGCAACACAATCAATACCACCACCAAAGATAAGAGTTCCTCGTAAACTATCAATGAAAGAACTCCATGCTCGCCACCATTAATAACACTCCCCCGACTTGTTTAGAACACAGTTCAGCTCCCCTAGCACAAACCTTTTCCATATCACAAACAGAAATCAAATCCGAGTAATGCTATACTCTATACTTCTATCctattttcatctcactatttaagatgtggcatatttattattattagataataaagaatcatctaataaagaatcattcaataataataaatatatcatatcttatatagtaagacgagaataaaataatagtatagtgtataaaattttacttCAAACCCAGGCAAATTAGTGGTACAGCCATTCATTGAAGTGGTCATGAGGGGCTGTGTAGCACGGCCCGGCCAGTATTATGTAGAAAAACCGAGGATATATGCAGGGCCAGTTGGATAGTGGGCCTTCTCATCACAGTCCAAAAAAAACaataagttaattaaaaataaaaaaaaaccttaccCGCCAGTTAAGTCCCGTTTAGATATAAAAGTTTTTCTAACtcttataatcattataattttatctattttttatataaaatataataaataatttaattttttcaaattataaaataatattaatattaaaaataatattttattcaactttcatctcaacttactatcaaACCTTCcattaatcttataaaattgAGATTCAGGATCAatcgttaaaaaaaattatgaataatatttttgctACGCTCGATTGTACTTTTTATGATCTGTTGAATATCTCACTAGAAAGACCAAACATCCATGTTTCCTTGGTAAAATCAATCGAGGAAATAAATGAAAGCAGATGTGATAAATTTATGTCATGATCCAGTTCGGTCAAAACTAATAAATACATGAGGAACAAATTCAATTACTTGAAGAAATCCTGACCTCTTCGTATGCTACACCAATCACTACTTAATTGGTGACTGATAaggatccaaaaaaaaaaaaaaaaaaaacaagaagaagaagaagtaaggACAGTCCCGACTCAGGAACCTAGGAAAGCCAAGCATggagtattaaatattttaacatgcatattaataattaaattttttattttttatgatttataataaaataataataattaaaagaccTATCTTTCTTCATCAcagtttaataaataatttggttgaCTATGAGAAAAGAATCACCCTAACAACTTAGCCTCCAAATGTCTTCCGATGGTTAGAGgcataataatattgtaagtgAGAACCCTTAACACcttagtactatttatagacttctagTTATCAAGAATTCTAGAAACTTTGTATCCTTCTATGATtagatatagagttaatcttatctcattgaAGTTAATTTTATCCCAGTGTGACTCATCAAGTAAGTGATAAATATTGAGCTATTCTAAATCCATTAGGATATGCTAAAATTAATCATTCTACGCAAATTCATTTCCAGAAAACTTTCATAACTCATAATACATTAGTTCcataatatcaatgtcaaactaACTACCAATACGAGTCATGACGGTCCTCTATTATATGATCAACAAATTCTCTTTCATATACCACAATACCAGTAATTTAATTCAACACGATCTTTAATTGAGACAATTAAGCTAATACTGTAATGTCTTGGGTTCCAATTCATGTCTATTATAGATATTATCTTATCATAATTCATATACACcatttcatgtatatataaagtgaaaatacaagaaaacagaaacaacTATAAtagatatcttttaatttcaGTAACAAAATACTCAGTATATTAATGATTTCTTTAGCATGTTCACATCATGGGTATAAGCATATGACCCATCTTTTCAACATGTCATTTAAAGTATAGTTATTAACACACTGTTGTTACGAACATATCTGTTTCTGTACTTTCTTCTCAacacttaggtatttaaaatttcattaaatacttatcattcggagaaaaatattctgaaaaattCTTATAATACTTTATTAGCGGCTTGGCTATAAGTCGAATTCTAAGtcctaaaataaatttcttcagTCAGATATTATACCTTGTGGCCTCAAAGTATACCACAAACTCAGTCTTTATTGCACATGAAGCAGTAAGAGATTTGTCTTATACTTTTCCATTAAATAACTATACTAAATAGCAAAATATATAACCATAActgtatttttcatcattagaaTAATCACACAAAATAGGGTCTGAATATCCAGTTACTTTAAGAATATCATATCTTCTTAAGGTAACAATatagtctttaatttcttgcaaataactTTGCACTCTTTTCACAACTTTTGGGTCAAACATCCTTAGGTTCTTTGGCAACAACCAAGAATGCTAATTGCAAAATTGATATTCAACCTTATACAAGTTTGTACAATCATCAAatttattataacaatcatTAGGGGTGTAACATGTCTGGTCCGGTTGGATTCGATTTTAAACAAGATTTAGGACCGAACTGGTATGCAcccggtttttcatttttcaaaactaattacgcaccggttaccctcctaaaccagtaCATCCGGTTTTATCGGTTTCCGGTccaattttttagttttaataaaatgcaaatttctcattaaaaaaaactgctttaaaaaatatgttttattaaaaatctattactatttacaaaaatctgctttataaaaaaaatctgttatgtaaaaaaaattctgctataaaaattctgcattataaaaaaaatttattatgcaaaaaaattatgctataaaaaaaaaactgaaacaagaaatctgctataaaataaaataagtccaaaagtctaatattaatactatataataatatatggtcatagtgataattatataatatcttatatataattataagttatattattatatataattataatttatattattatatataattataatttatattattatatatattatatataaaaaataaaaaaatattatatataatatttaaaaaactaatttaaatatataataaattgaatGGGTCCAGTTCAGTCCGATCCTAAAAATCATGGAACCGGTTCCGGCCAGTTTTGGCATTTTAGAAACTGGTTCCGGACCAAACCGGTCCAAAATCGGATCGGTTTCACTGGTTTGGTCCATTCCAGATTGGTTGTTTGGTTAAAATTTACACCTCtaacaatcatatacaaaatttcattaacaaCCTAATCAATTCGAGAACACTATAAAATATTGAgcatgtcacattttatttttaaaacatctaTTGACCAACAATTCTACATGCAAAGTCTTTCAAAACTCTATACAAATATATTGAGACAATTCTAACAGTTTTCATCTTTGTATTAAGATTCAATCTCAATTACGAAAGACATctctttcataaatttcatttttaaagttatttagaGATATAACTTTAATGTCATACTACAAACCGTGATTCATACTTGTCAAaaagtcatatacatgcatgaccataaatataaatatactccCACTAAACTTAgtatatatacattaacaataaatattttttttaaatttaaaaacggtattggtattatcaaattttaaataccaattttcaaaaaatctgttACATTTTCAAAGtaaccattttttttgtttcttgtaaacTTCAGACTTTTACTCTGCAATTGTTTTCATATTCATTTGATgtaactctagaccataatgaGTTACTAATATCATAGTGATCCTTAATGagttatttcaaatttattaaaattttatttataataaatactcATTTCTGAGTGAAATCCATGATTACAAGCCAAACTCTATATTATTCAATAATGCCTTAAAGTCGGGATTTTGTCTCCAATAATCATTTACATTCGACATTTTATACATTTCAGATAATTTAGACGAAATTACGAAATTAAAGTTGGGGTTTTAGATCCAATATGTTCTGGGACATATCTTGTATTGTCTTCAAATGCCTCAATAGAGGAATAAAGCTAATATTCAGCCCAAGGTTCACCGAAAGAGGATGGCTTTTTCAAGATGAGTAATGATATCCACACaatacatttcataacatatttcacaacacatgttgtaaaataaggatattttggTAAAATGATGTCACTTTTACAAGttagtttacaaaaataaccttccttttaaaacattgttgtgtaaaatattgtgaaaagtgatatgtatttatcatttttcatatcatattatcaATAGCAAATCATTTGAAATTGTTGATTTTGGTGATGACAGCAGAGCTCTGCGGGCAATAGCTAATCCATTTGAGGAAAGTTTGATACTTCGATCTCAAgactgaaaaaataataatgattatcaAGTTTGAATCATATATCAAGCTATTTTATGGAGGAAAATGCACATTGATCCTCGGTTTCAGTTATAAACAGactaaaaattaaatgcaaTTTGTTTAGCATattttgttcatgattcaaCACTCTGTTCTTTTAAGCAAATTCGAATGCATTGATTTATTTTTGCTAGTCATTTGTATCATCCCTGAAAAGTTGAGGatggtgattttttttctttttccttctattgTTTTGAGAAAATATCAACCTAAAGGTCTCGTTCCATTAGTCTCTCTCACGACGATGGGAGATGTGAATTTGagaaacttattattattaaacatatttattttttatgttttatataccATATTTACTGTTGCATCCCGATTTAAAATGGACTATTTATGTATTAATTAgtcattgttttctttttcttatctgatgtgagattttatttaacattttcaaataacTCCAGGATTTGTACGTCTTGCGATTGAGGTGTCGTTtagattcgaaaatgagttgaaatgagttgagatggattgtgaatagtagttagatgagttatgaatagtaatgagattttaGAGTTAAAGTTgctgaatagtagtgaatattaatgaaatgagataagttgagatgaactgAGATGGGTAGTTAATTTCGCTcttaaataattctatttgaagaCTTTTACGCCACACATAATTCACATAGCATAATTTCATAATCTTTTATGCCGTTGGTGGTGTTGGTGGTGACGGTAGACAAGCTTATTGGGATAAAGAAATAGTGAATACTCCCATCATCCTCCCATATGTTGGATATGTATTGCACATTTTACATGCAAGGACCTGGTTGTTCACACCTTTGAGTCAGCTAAACTTGACGATTTTGAATTTGTTCACACCTTTGGTTCTTTCAAACCTAGGAAGTGAGGAAATGTTTAATCGTGCTTTATCAAGAGGGAACTGTTCTCAAGCCTTTCAATGGCAGACTTGAGGAAATACTCGTGCAAATAATTGAGAAACATTTAGCCGCGGCAATAACAACCATACAATTCCCCctaaattctttataaaagtAGAAATGAAAAGAACTTCATAATCACCAATATTAATCcctgaaatattcaaaacagTTATCCTATATAAACTACTTGCAATCAACACCAATCATCACTAAAAGAAATCAAATTCAAGATAATTATCCGAACCTTTCTGCTCAGGAGCAGGTGTAGCCGCAGCAGTTTTTTCGCTTGTTGATGCTGTTGGAGCAGGTAATCTCTCCATCTCGACAGGTTTTGGGATCTCAGGCGGAGTAGCACAGCGTATCAATGCCCAATTAACACCTTCAAAGAAAGGGTGCTGCTTGATCTCAGTTGCCCCTCGTTTATAGGCCAATCTATGCTGTGGTTCCTTTACAAGCAACCCCCTTATGAGATCCCTCGCTGCAAAACTGACAACCGGCGATTCTGGAAAACGCAGAGGCTGACCCACAACATTGAACAGTGTAGCTCGATTTCCAGATCCCTTAAAAGGAGTTTTACCAAACAGTAATTCATACAGAAAGATTCCAAAAGTCCACCAATCAACAGCACTTCCATGACCTTCACCCTTAATGATCTCGGGTGCCAAGTATTCATGCGTCCCAACAAAAGACATAGACCGGGCATCAGTTGGCTCAGCAATGAGCTCAGGTAATGGGCTGACTTGGTTACCTATGTCATTTTTAGGTTTCCTGTCCTTCTTAGACTTGCTTGAAAAGAGGCGCGGTGAGAAGCATGTTGTAGGGACTACGCAGGATGGCTGAATGCAGGAAGGCTCAATGCAAGCTGGCTGGACACAGTAAACAGGGTTTTTCCGGAATGGGTCAGATTCCATAGATGAGGTTTTGACAAGAGTTGGGCTAACAGCACAGCGGAGTGAAAGGTCAAAGTCAGAGAGCATTATGTGTCCATCATCCCTCACAAGGACATTTTCTGGCTTAAGATCACGGTAGACAATACCAAGCATGTGGAGGTACTCTAGACTTAGCAGGACCTCTGCTACATAGAATCTGCAGGTTAAATGAAATACAACATTTAGTTACTAAGAAGTATCATATGACATATAAAACATTGTCTCCAAGAcattctcccccccccccccccccccccccccccccccctaaaaCAAGATGAAACATAAAATTGCCGCTGATTCATGATTGAGCCACTGACCATCTTACTTTTATctttgaaaatagttttttggttttttgattTAGTGGTTTGAGGTTTTGTACAGCTTTGGAACTGAAGGCCATAAAAGAACTGAtctttaggttaaaaaaaaggCTTTTTTAACTAATATTCTGCATGATCTGATGTGTGAACAAGCTTTGAAGATATGCAACTAAAGTTCATTCAAGGCTCTAGAGTAAGCTAGTAGAAATCATACAAGCATTACAACAACATTCTGCCACATGTGAGTTCCAAGTTTCATCAGTTATGGCTTTAAGAATACAGCTTAAGAACTTGTCTATATAATATAAGTCAAGTTTCAGACTCTACTCAACATGCACGGGCAATATTCTGACTCATAGGCATACAATGGGGATAGGCAACTAACTCAACCTAATGAAATAAATCATCTTAGAAGAAGAACAAAGGCCATGGTCATAACACAGATAGCTCAACATATTGTAATAATTACAGATTCctgaaagaaataaacaaaattttccttttcaagGATAGGGTGTTTGTTTAACCATCCAAGGCTAAAGGGGTAAACAGATAAAAATATTAAGCTGAAAGCGAATCAGAACATGCACATCAACTAAAATGAAGGGCACAATATATTATggtttatcaaaataataataatattatggtTAAGCTAGCTTAACATACTTGACTGCCTGCTCAGGGAAATGCTTTCCTGGCTGCCTCTGCCTCAGAGTGTGCAAATCTCCTCCAGGACAGAACTCCATTACCAAACATGAGAACTTATCTGTCTCAAAGTGGGTGTATAATGTTGGAAGGAAGGGATGGTCCAGAGACTGAAGTATCTCTCGTTCTGTCTGAGCACGAAGCAGCTTCTTCCGAGTTGCTAGAGACCCTTTATCCATAACCTTCATTGCGAAGTAGCATTTAGTTCCACTTAACTCAGACAGATAGACACTACCAATGTCCCCACAGCCAAGCCTCTTCAGCAGTCTAAAATGGCCCAACCCCAAAGCCCCGTCTCTTGCTCGAATAGCTTGGATGGCTTCCCATCTCATGTCATTTGCTTTGTGCGGTTTGCTGATACTGCTACTAAAGCTGCTAGAGGTACTCTCATCGCTTATATCACTGCTTGTGCTACCTCTACACATACTGCTCTTTCCactctcaacaaaatcaacacgATCACTAATCTTGGCACTTCCACTGGTTTTGGCAAGACTGCTGGTCCCATCACTAACTTTCGCAGAAACTGAACTGTTCTTCACGCTCTCATACACTGATGTCTTCTTTTCTTGATCGACAAAACCTTCCAGTGAGCCTCTTGTATCATCGACAGAAGAATCTACACCAGTTGCTGCTTGCTCAAGACCCAGTAAGGATGAACTTGaatcaaatttattaattaaagaattgGACAACACCTTTTGATTAGAATTTGATGAGACTTTATTTTCAGCACCTTCACCCCTAACCTCCTTTAATGTGTGCTGAACATATTTCGGTAATTCTTCGGGCACTACTAACTCGGGTTTGCTTGCCTTTAAAAACTGTGGAGCTAAAGGCCTCAGATCATTTGCCTCTACTGTCTGAACGCCTGCTGTTTTCTGTTGCTGTCTCGTGGAAGCTCTTGCACCAGTTTTTGAGGCCATCACACATGACAAAGTTTTATTAGATTGAATCAATCTACTGCTCAGCATCCATCATCGACAAACTATATCTTGCACTAGCAGCATAACTACATCTCCACTCTGTCAAAACCAGCATTTCAGCAATTACAGACATCAATAGCAAATTATTGAAGAACCCATTGCATCGCAAAcgaaaagattatatatatttaatcgtAACAACACTCTAAgccccagagagagagagagagagagagagagagagagctagctACAAAGATGGTGTGCCTGGAAGTATATCATGAAgttcattaataataaaatacaggGGCATAAATCCACGGACGAAAATTAAAACAAGTGGAGTTTTACACATCCAGCACCCTTTTCAGTTTTCCCACGACCCAGACAATAGAAAAA
This window harbors:
- the LOC121264566 gene encoding serine/threonine-protein kinase D6PKL2-like codes for the protein MLSSRLIQSNKTLSCVMASKTGARASTRQQQKTAGVQTVEANDLRPLAPQFLKASKPELVVPEELPKYVQHTLKEVRGEGAENKVSSNSNQKVLSNSLINKFDSSSSLLGLEQAATGVDSSVDDTRGSLEGFVDQEKKTSVYESVKNSSVSAKVSDGTSSLAKTSGSAKISDRVDFVESGKSSMCRGSTSSDISDESTSSSFSSSISKPHKANDMRWEAIQAIRARDGALGLGHFRLLKRLGCGDIGSVYLSELSGTKCYFAMKVMDKGSLATRKKLLRAQTEREILQSLDHPFLPTLYTHFETDKFSCLVMEFCPGGDLHTLRQRQPGKHFPEQAVKFYVAEVLLSLEYLHMLGIVYRDLKPENVLVRDDGHIMLSDFDLSLRCAVSPTLVKTSSMESDPFRKNPVYCVQPACIEPSCIQPSCVVPTTCFSPRLFSSKSKKDRKPKNDIGNQVSPLPELIAEPTDARSMSFVGTHEYLAPEIIKGEGHGSAVDWWTFGIFLYELLFGKTPFKGSGNRATLFNVVGQPLRFPESPVVSFAARDLIRGLLVKEPQHRLAYKRGATEIKQHPFFEGVNWALIRCATPPEIPKPVEMERLPAPTASTSEKTAAATPAPEQKGSDNYLEFDFF